A single genomic interval of Macadamia integrifolia cultivar HAES 741 chromosome 6, SCU_Mint_v3, whole genome shotgun sequence harbors:
- the LOC122081248 gene encoding nudix hydrolase 18, mitochondrial-like, translating to MVSLVSRTGRHLQRYRDGRRLVVGCIPYRYKNGKHPSCENYNTIDDEAELEILVITSQKGHAMLFPKGGWELDESIEDAALRETVEEAGVKGKVQGKIGEWSFKSKRYNTFYEGVMFPLLVKEQLDLWPEKNLRKRIWMTVAEAREVCQHWWMKEALDRLVRRLMQQSEEEDIITISSSLSSDEEVSPCALS from the exons ATGGTTTCTTTGGTTTCTCGTACGGGAAGACACTTGCAGCGCTACAGAGATGGCCGTCGGCTTGTCGTTGG ATGCATACCTTACAGATACAAGAATGGGAAGCATCCTTCATGTGAAAACTATAACACCATCGATGATGAAGCCGAATTGGAGATCCTTGTAATCACTTCACAAAAGGGTCACGCCATGCTGTTCCCTAAG GGAGGTTGGGAATTAGATGAGTCAATTGAAGATGCAGCCTTGCGTGAGACGGTAGAAGAAGCCGGTGTGAAAGGCAAAGTTCAG GGTAAAATTGGTGAATGGTCTTTCAAGAGCAAAAGGTATAACACATTCTATGAAGGTGTTATGTTCCCCTTGCTTGTGAAAGAGCAACTTGACCTTTGGCCTGAGAAGAACCTGCGCAAACGGATATGG ATGACTGTGGCTGAGGCTAGAGAAGTATGTCAACATTGGTGGATGAAGGAAGCACTAGACAGATTGGTTAGACGCTTGATGCAACAatcagaggaagaagacataatAACCATATCAAGTTCTTTAAGCAGCGACGAGGAAGTATCGCCTTGTGCTCTAAGctag
- the LOC122082208 gene encoding uncharacterized protein LOC122082208 — protein MSRLLSLYKSLSDAELDKLREEIMKSEGVSYLNSKDEAFLFNLACAERIEDLDRCAMAVARLGKKCSDPALCSFEDVYSDLKFGAINIGKLDFSSKEIDKSIDKMEKLISATSSLYFELQALSELELVNRKLKQLRHNTGNSEFSDQKFAAQRHVVEHYKEVSLWSQTFNKAVGLMARTICIIYARICVVFGPYISVLPQVSAGNVRSRSGQSQNQSSRNRPLSDSKSGPLGKPAKRTLIRFLSRESNDSILEDARIGFGFGFGIGFQENHYYLFGVNGKKNKLIQVAPPSTLGGSGLALRYANVILLVERYLNSPCSIGDDERESFYQMLPTSLKTSVRSKLRNRWKRNGEGGESGSSGDESLAEGWRDALKGIMEWLAPMAHDTVRWQAERNFERQNFEGKPTVLLLQTLHFSDREKTEAAIAEILVGVSCIFKYENRCFSSSSSGSDDEFR, from the coding sequence ATGTCACGCCTCCTCTCCCTCTACAAATCCCTCTCTGATGCCGAACTCGATAAACTCCGCGAAGAGATCATGAAATCTGAGGGCGTCTCTTATCTCAACTCTAAAGACGAAGCCTTTCTTTTTAACCTAGCCTGCGCCGAGCGCATCGAAGATCTCGATCGCTGCGCCATGGCCGTCGCTCGCCTGGGCAAAAAATGCTCCGACCCTGCTTTGTGCAGCTTCGAAGACGTATACTCAGATCTGAAATTTGGGGCCATCAACATCGGCAAATTGGATTTTTCGTCGAAGGAGATCGATAAGAGCATCGATAAGATGGAGAAGCTCATCTCTGCAACCTCTTCTCTCTATTTCGAACTCCAAGCTCTGTCGGAATTAGAATTAGTAAATCGGAAATTGAAGCAATTGAGACACAATACGGGCAATTCCGAGTTTTCTGATCAGAAATTTGCGGCTCAGAGACATGTTGTGGAGCACTACAAAGAGGTTTCTCTTTGGAGCCAAACCTTCAACAAGGCCGTTGGTCTCATGGCTCGAACCATATGTATCATCTACGCCCGAATCTGTGTCGTTTTCGGACCCTACATTTCGGTCCTCCCTCAGGTATCGGCCGGAAACGTCCGTTCCCGTTCGGGGCAATCACAGAACCAGTCTTCTCGAAACCGTCCCCTTTCCGACAGCAAATCCGGGCCCCTTGGAAAACCTGCCAAACGGACTTTAATCCGATTCTTGAGTCGGGAGTCGAACGACTCGATCCTGGAGGATGCCCGAATTGGATTTGGTTTCGGATTCGGTATCGGGTTCCAGGAGAATCACTACTATTTATTTGGTGTAAATGGGAAGAAGAACAAATTAATACAGGTGGCGCCGCCGTCTACGCTTGGTGGTTCCGGCCTTGCGTTACGATATGCGAATGTGATACTCCTGGTGGAGAGGTACCTGAACTCGCCATGCTCCATCGGagatgatgagagagaaagtttttaCCAGATGTTACCGACAAGTTTGAAGACGTCGGTGAGGTCGAAGTTGAGGAACAGGTGGAAGAGGAATGGGGAAGGCGGCGAGTCTGGGTCATCGGGGGACGAGTCTCTGGCGGAGGGATGGAGAGACGCGTTGAAGGGGATAATGGAATGGTTAGCACCTATGGCGCACGATACTGTGAGATGGCAAGCGGAGAGGAATTTTGAGAGGCAAAATTTCGAAGGGAAGCCAACAGTGTTGTTGTTGCAGACATTGCATTTCTCGGATAGGGAGAAGACGGAGGCAGCGATAGCCGAGATTTTGGTTGGGGTGAGTTGTATATTCAAGTATGAGAATCGTTGTTTCAGTTCTAGCTCCTCCGGGTCAGATGATGAGTTTAGGTGA